Proteins from a single region of Segatella copri:
- the ilvD gene encoding dihydroxy-acid dehydratase translates to MKHPLRSSVCTEGRRMAGARALWVAAGMKHEQFGKPIIAIVNSFTQFVPGHTHLHEIGQIVKKEIEAMGCYAAEFNTIAVDDGIAMGHDGMLYSLPSRDIIADSVEYMVNAHKADAMICISNCDKVTPGMLMASMRLNIPTVFCSGGPMEAGRWKGENADLITAMIKGADTSVSDEEMTQIEQCACPGCGSCSGMFTANSMNSLTEAIGLSLPGNGTILATHKNRIQLFKDAARQIVKNAYAYYEDGDESVLPRNIATRDAFLNAMTLDIAMGGSTNTVLHLLAVAQEAGADFKMEDIDQLSRKVPCLCKLSPNTQKYSVQECNRAGGILGILNELNKGGLINGTVKRVDGKTLDEQMKKYDITGTEIDAEADRIYHSAPGRKFSTQMGSQDAQWESLDTDRTEGCIRDLEHAYTKDGGLAVLFGNIAQNGCVVKTAGVDPVLWHFEGPAVCFDSQEDACEGILGGKVNSGDCVVITHEGPKGGPGMQEMLYPTSYIKSRHLGKECALITDGRFSGGTSGLSIGHISPEAAAGGNIGKIKDGDIIVIDIPSRSINVKLSDEELAARPQQPLKRNRVVSKALRAYAQSVSSADKGGVRIID, encoded by the coding sequence ATGAAACATCCATTAAGAAGTAGCGTCTGCACTGAAGGCAGAAGAATGGCAGGTGCCCGAGCACTCTGGGTAGCTGCAGGTATGAAACACGAGCAGTTTGGTAAACCAATCATTGCTATCGTGAACAGCTTTACTCAGTTTGTGCCAGGTCATACCCATCTTCATGAAATCGGTCAGATCGTCAAGAAGGAAATCGAAGCTATGGGGTGCTACGCAGCCGAATTCAATACCATCGCCGTTGACGACGGTATCGCAATGGGACACGACGGAATGCTCTATTCCCTCCCAAGCCGTGACATCATTGCCGACTCTGTAGAATACATGGTCAATGCTCACAAGGCCGACGCCATGATCTGCATCTCAAACTGCGACAAGGTAACACCAGGTATGCTCATGGCATCTATGCGACTGAACATTCCTACCGTGTTCTGCTCAGGTGGACCTATGGAAGCCGGACGCTGGAAGGGTGAGAACGCCGACTTGATTACAGCTATGATTAAGGGTGCTGATACAAGCGTTTCTGACGAGGAGATGACGCAGATTGAGCAGTGCGCCTGCCCAGGTTGCGGTAGCTGCTCAGGTATGTTTACCGCCAACTCAATGAACTCACTCACTGAGGCCATCGGTCTGAGTTTGCCAGGCAACGGAACCATTCTTGCTACCCACAAAAACCGCATCCAACTTTTTAAAGATGCAGCACGCCAGATAGTTAAGAACGCTTATGCATATTATGAGGACGGCGACGAGAGCGTATTGCCACGCAATATAGCTACCCGCGACGCATTCCTCAACGCCATGACCCTGGACATCGCCATGGGCGGAAGCACCAACACCGTGCTTCACTTGCTGGCAGTAGCTCAGGAAGCTGGCGCAGACTTCAAGATGGAAGACATCGACCAATTGAGCCGCAAGGTGCCTTGCCTCTGCAAGTTGAGCCCTAACACCCAGAAATACAGTGTACAGGAGTGCAACCGCGCAGGTGGTATCCTCGGTATCCTGAACGAGCTGAACAAGGGCGGTCTGATCAACGGCACCGTAAAGCGTGTTGACGGCAAAACACTCGATGAGCAGATGAAGAAATATGACATTACCGGCACAGAGATTGATGCCGAGGCTGACAGAATCTACCATTCAGCACCGGGCAGAAAGTTCTCTACCCAGATGGGTAGCCAGGATGCTCAGTGGGAGAGTCTTGACACCGACCGCACCGAGGGTTGTATCCGCGACCTCGAGCATGCTTACACCAAGGATGGCGGACTGGCTGTGCTCTTCGGCAACATCGCCCAGAACGGTTGTGTAGTAAAGACAGCCGGCGTAGACCCAGTGCTCTGGCATTTTGAGGGTCCAGCCGTATGCTTTGATTCTCAGGAAGATGCATGCGAAGGCATCCTCGGCGGAAAGGTTAACTCAGGCGACTGCGTAGTCATCACCCACGAGGGTCCGAAGGGTGGCCCTGGTATGCAGGAGATGCTCTACCCAACCTCTTACATCAAGAGCCGTCACCTGGGCAAGGAATGTGCTCTCATTACCGACGGCCGCTTCTCAGGCGGTACATCAGGCTTGAGCATCGGTCACATCAGTCCTGAGGCTGCAGCAGGTGGTAACATCGGCAAGATTAAGGATGGAGACATCATCGTCATTGATATCCCTAGCCGCTCCATCAATGTGAAGCTATCTGACGAGGAACTCGCAGCACGCCCACAGCAGCCGCTTAAGCGCAACCGCGTGGTTAGCAAGGCACTGCGCGCTTATGCCCAGAGCGTAAGTTCGGCAGATAAGGGCGGTGTGAGAATCATCGACTAG
- the ilvB gene encoding biosynthetic-type acetolactate synthase large subunit — protein MAKEVITGAEALMRSLKNEDVKTIFGYPGGSIMPVFDALYGYTRGEKKMFDHILVRHEQAAAHAAQGYARVSGEVGVALVTSGPGATNTLTGIADAMMDSTPIVVIAGQVGVGALGTDAFQEVDLVGVTQPISKWSYQIRRAEDVAWAVSRAFYIARSGRPGPVVLDFTKNAQVATCEWEPVKCEKVTSYKPYPKIDEKAVAEAAELINNAKKPFALVGHGVELGGAHNELIEFLEKADIPAGRTLLGLSALPSNHPLNMGMLGMHGSYATNMKTQECDVLIAIGMRFSDRITGVPSKYAPQAKIIHLDIDKAEIDKVIKTDVAVVGDCKQSLPAITRLLNKNVHREWRDSFEEYRQQEQEKVIEKDIHPTEGPLLMGEVTNVVTEATHNEAVLVNDVGQNQMISSRYFKFTKKLSIVTSGGFGTMGFGLPAAIGATFGAPDRIICCFFGDGGFQMNIQELGTIMEQQAPVKMILLNNNYLGNVRQWQDLMFGGRHSFTHMMNPHYAEIAKAYGIPYDVVIDRKDLQAKVEKMISTKGPYLLECAIKENEDIVPMTLPGKSVDEMQLELNY, from the coding sequence ATGGCAAAAGAAGTAATAACAGGAGCCGAAGCACTGATGCGCTCCCTGAAAAACGAGGATGTTAAAACCATCTTCGGATATCCGGGCGGCAGCATCATGCCAGTGTTTGATGCACTGTACGGTTATACGAGAGGTGAAAAGAAGATGTTTGACCACATTTTGGTACGTCACGAGCAGGCTGCTGCTCACGCTGCACAGGGTTATGCCCGAGTCAGTGGCGAAGTGGGCGTCGCTCTTGTCACTAGTGGTCCTGGAGCTACTAATACATTGACCGGCATCGCTGATGCCATGATGGATTCTACACCAATCGTAGTCATCGCCGGACAGGTAGGCGTAGGTGCCCTGGGTACCGATGCCTTCCAGGAGGTAGACCTCGTGGGTGTTACCCAGCCAATCTCCAAGTGGTCTTACCAGATACGCCGTGCCGAGGATGTGGCATGGGCTGTGAGCCGTGCTTTCTACATCGCCCGCAGCGGACGTCCGGGACCTGTGGTGCTCGACTTTACAAAGAATGCGCAGGTGGCTACATGCGAGTGGGAACCAGTGAAATGTGAGAAGGTTACATCTTATAAACCTTATCCTAAGATAGATGAAAAGGCGGTGGCTGAAGCTGCCGAACTCATCAACAATGCCAAGAAACCATTCGCCCTCGTGGGGCATGGAGTAGAGCTTGGCGGTGCACATAATGAACTCATCGAATTCCTCGAGAAGGCAGATATCCCTGCCGGCAGAACCCTGCTCGGCCTTTCTGCCCTGCCTAGCAACCACCCGCTCAACATGGGTATGCTCGGCATGCATGGTTCTTATGCTACCAACATGAAGACCCAGGAGTGTGATGTGCTCATCGCCATCGGTATGCGTTTCAGCGACCGTATCACAGGCGTGCCTTCTAAGTATGCTCCTCAGGCCAAGATTATTCACCTGGACATTGACAAGGCTGAGATTGATAAGGTTATCAAGACCGATGTGGCTGTTGTGGGCGACTGCAAGCAGAGTCTGCCAGCCATTACCCGCCTGCTGAACAAGAATGTTCACCGCGAGTGGAGAGACTCCTTCGAGGAATACCGCCAGCAGGAACAGGAGAAGGTAATAGAGAAAGATATCCATCCTACAGAGGGACCGCTGCTTATGGGCGAGGTGACCAACGTGGTAACGGAAGCTACTCATAATGAAGCAGTTCTTGTAAACGACGTAGGCCAGAACCAGATGATCAGTAGCCGCTACTTTAAGTTTACCAAGAAGCTGAGCATCGTAACTAGTGGTGGTTTCGGAACCATGGGCTTCGGCCTTCCGGCAGCCATCGGTGCCACCTTCGGAGCTCCCGACCGCATCATCTGCTGTTTCTTCGGCGACGGCGGTTTCCAGATGAACATCCAGGAACTAGGCACTATCATGGAGCAGCAGGCACCGGTAAAGATGATTCTGCTGAACAACAACTATCTGGGCAACGTTCGCCAGTGGCAAGACCTGATGTTCGGCGGCCGTCACTCTTTCACCCACATGATGAATCCTCATTATGCAGAGATTGCCAAGGCCTACGGCATACCATACGATGTGGTAATAGACCGCAAGGACCTTCAGGCTAAGGTGGAGAAGATGATCAGCACCAAGGG
- a CDS encoding OmpA family protein — MKKLVLMFAAAVMAVSASAQTTQESKFFDNWYLGVNVGAATKTTHNAWFKNVNPSVGVRLGKWFTPVWGAAVEADLYARNRNLPYTHKTLVRGASGKFIGTINATNLFLGYKGEPRKFEIIPLAGIGGYHSFNLHNGNLNALTANAGVDFAFNLGANKAWQVYVEPSMNWFLHDNKSACNGCQFDVNKSAFQVKVGVNYKFKGSNNSHNFTIVTPRDQNEIDGLNGQINNLRNDLNSKDSELAAKDKQINDLQNALNECQKAPKYVKPATATNLQPTVLFTVGKSKVERSQMPNIEMIAQYMKNHPDAKVEIKGYASPEGSKELNQKLSEARANAVKNILVKTYKISANRLQAKGMGATDKLFKQVEFNRVATFNDNNAAE, encoded by the coding sequence ATGAAAAAGTTAGTATTAATGTTTGCTGCTGCCGTAATGGCAGTGTCTGCATCTGCTCAGACTACACAGGAGAGCAAGTTCTTTGACAATTGGTATCTTGGTGTAAACGTTGGAGCTGCTACAAAGACTACTCACAATGCATGGTTCAAGAACGTAAATCCTTCAGTAGGTGTACGTCTCGGAAAGTGGTTTACTCCAGTTTGGGGTGCTGCTGTAGAGGCTGACCTCTATGCTCGTAACCGCAACCTGCCTTATACACATAAGACTTTGGTTCGTGGTGCAAGCGGTAAGTTCATCGGTACAATCAATGCAACAAACCTCTTCTTGGGTTACAAGGGTGAGCCACGTAAATTCGAAATCATCCCATTGGCAGGCATCGGCGGTTACCACTCTTTCAATCTTCATAATGGCAACCTCAATGCCCTCACAGCTAACGCAGGTGTTGACTTCGCATTCAACCTTGGCGCAAACAAGGCTTGGCAGGTATATGTAGAGCCATCTATGAATTGGTTCCTTCACGACAACAAGAGTGCTTGCAATGGTTGCCAGTTTGATGTTAACAAGTCTGCTTTCCAGGTTAAGGTGGGTGTTAACTACAAGTTCAAGGGTTCTAACAACTCTCACAACTTCACTATCGTAACTCCACGCGACCAGAACGAGATTGATGGTTTGAATGGTCAGATCAACAACCTCCGCAACGACTTGAATAGCAAGGATTCTGAACTCGCAGCTAAGGACAAGCAGATCAATGATCTCCAGAATGCGCTCAATGAGTGCCAGAAGGCTCCTAAGTATGTAAAGCCAGCTACTGCTACCAATTTGCAGCCAACAGTATTGTTTACTGTAGGTAAGTCAAAAGTAGAGCGTAGCCAGATGCCAAACATCGAGATGATTGCTCAGTATATGAAGAATCATCCAGATGCTAAGGTTGAAATTAAGGGTTATGCATCTCCAGAGGGTTCTAAGGAACTTAACCAGAAACTTTCTGAGGCTCGTGCCAATGCTGTAAAGAACATTCTCGTTAAGACTTACAAGATTAGCGCAAATCGTCTTCAGGCTAAGGGTATGGGTGCTACTGACAAGCTCTTCAAGCAGGTTGAGTTCAACCGTGTTGCTACATTCAATGATAACAATGCAGCTGAATAA